A genomic region of Caenorhabditis elegans chromosome V contains the following coding sequences:
- the grl-12 gene encoding Ground-like domain-containing protein (Confirmed by transcript evidence), with the protein MLSPFLLLFLLFSAPASAFFNSLFGGSNCGCSCTPPPSTCPTTCLPIMTCTPPSPPACCNTCGTCNGKRRRRHLTMLSNATYVADHEKVNRVKRQDDQETTVTSGNCNSVELQRIIESKIDRVTAIAKRRIQEEAEATMGGRFNVICARGDFSYVANTELFCQHSVGDVTCFLFKQLSDVVRRRLM; encoded by the exons ATGCTTTCACcgttccttcttctttttcttctcttttctgCTCCAGCTTCCGCATTCTTTAATTCATTATTCGGTGGATCAAATTGTGGatgctcgtgtactcctccaCCGTCTACATGTCCAACTACTTGTCTTCCAATCATGACGTGTACTCCACCTTCCCCGCCGGCATGTTGTAACACATGTGGAACTTGTAACGGAAAGAGAAGAAGACGGCACCTTACAATGTTAAGTAATGCTACATATGTGGCAGATCATG aaaaagtgaaCCGAGTAAAGCGACAAGACGATCAAGAGACAACCGTAACATCAGGAAACTGCAACTCTGTCGAACTACAAAGAATTATCGAAAGT aaaatagaCCGTGTGACTGCGATTGCAAAGCGAAGAATTCAAGAAGAAGCCGAGGCAACGATGGGTGGCCGATTCAATGTTATCTGTGCCCGAGGCGACTTTTCATACGTGGCAAATACTGAACTTTTCTGTCAACATTCTGTCGGTGATGTCACGTGTTTCTTGTTCAAACAACTTTCGGATGTTGTTAGAAGACGGCTGATGTGA
- the F28A12.10 gene encoding Chlorophyll a-b binding protein, chloroplastic (Confirmed by transcript evidence), whose protein sequence is MAFQTASGCIFNNRFQNFESIPFHSGIAPGRRTRMNSIFCCFNSKQAEWLAPIIMSQPVPFSTPPRPGFKVAPEPPEGKGPSIIYEDGFTKNDVPVGFYVSDLSGQDI, encoded by the exons ATGGCTTTTCAAACTGCATCCGGTTGCATTTTCAATAaccgttttcaaaattttgaatcaattccATTTCATTCTGGTATAGCACCTGGACGTCGAACAAG aatgaattcaattttctgttgtttCAACTCAAAACAAGCAGAATGGCTTGCCCCAATAATAATGAGTCAACCTGTTCCATTTTCAACACCGCCGAGACCTGGATTCAAAGTTGCACCGGAACCTCCTGAAGGAAAGGGACCATCGATAATTTATGAAGACGGTTTTACAAAAAACGATGTTCCGGTTGGATTTTATGTTTCTGATTTATCAGGACAAGATATTTAA
- the acd-4 gene encoding DEgenerin Like (Confirmed by transcript evidence) produces MNRKRKLSCFVSVKFPVDSVKKLRKTEGVGSVYQETQHFSTITTVNGPRRIFYGKRSAQIFWILVVISILAFLVYQIVILIQYFYSKPTLSQINFITNEGAVYFPSVTVCNLNPVKTSFIKKLNSSGDLSEELLNYLLATKTNSMYMFNNANIFELKRAHLNALVYLANHPDFEIVNFLNSAQFDCDELFETCFYGGKQFNCCKYMTQSITSLGRCWELNLRNETDAWLTKKGRSGTSPKTGLQIIANARQSEQFINFHYSSFQENGFRYFIHPPHVSPDLAAEGITVSPSRVVNSAIKTVLHDLLNHENWGNCTSSWPEHYNTNLPYSSSACQALCVSNYFKKLCGCSPYSYNIDNNTQVCLPYEEVICMMEKMTKSDSNGTVSLDFPFCAECHLACQKTSYSSYTSYGDGFNYNSMKWLTRETNRSASYIRQNIAIINIHFMELFYTSYSQVKATTILNTFNKIFGLNGLWFGMSVVSLTELILYFTKISWIAVSSKRRQYLFEKKMSEKRKERNIEEAVQEAEISRSRRSSAANLKFLDIESLDDEDYWYRSSSQLSDSHLDNVIQLAIDFEKPLQRPSAISLPRISECCEDFEEEDEDENNDLGIIIKL; encoded by the exons atgaatagaaaacgaaaattatcGTGCTTTGTATCTGTCAAGTTTCCCGTGGATTCCgtaaaaaaactgagaaaaactGAAGGAGTTGGATCGGTTTATCAAGAGACACAACATTTCAGCA CTATTACCACAGTAAATGGTCCAAGACGAATATTTTACGGAAAAAGAAGTGCTCAAATATTTTGGATTCTGGTGGTTATTTCAATACTTGCTTTTTTAGTATATCAAATTGTCATTcttattcaatatttctatTCCAAACCTACACTATCTCAA ATAAACTTTATCACAAACGAAGGAGCTGTTTATTTTCCATCAGTTACAGTTTGCAACTTAAATCCTGTAAAAACTtcattcatcaaaaaactcaattctTCTGGAGATTTATCGGAAGAATTGCTGAATTATTTGCTGGCGACTAAGACAAACTCTATGTATATGTTCAAcaatgcaaatatttttgagttgaaacgag CTCACCTCAATGCGCTTGTCTATCTTGCTAACCATCcagattttgaaatagttAACTTTCTAAACTCTGCCCAATTTGACTGTGATGAACTTTTCGAAACATGCTTCTACGGTGGAAAGCAATTCAATTGTTGTAAATATATGACTCAATCGATTACTTCTCTGGGTAGATGCTGGGAATTGAACCTTCGAAATGAGACAGATGCATGGCTGACAAAGAAAGGAAGAAGTGGAACGTCGCCAAAAACTGGGCTTCAGATAATTGCAAACGCCAGACAATCAGAACAATTCATAAACTTTCATTACtctagttttcaagaaaacggATTTCGGTATTTCATTCATCCCCCGCATGTTAGTCCAGATCTTGCAGCAGAAGGTATTACTGTGTCACCATCAAGAGTAGTGAATTCGGCCATCAAAACAGTCCTG CATGACCTGCTGAATCATGAAAACTGGGGCAATTGCACTTCCAGTTGGCCCGAACACTACAATACTAACCTACCGTACTCCTCATCCGCGTGTCAGGCTCTATGTGTTTCCAATTATTTCAAGAAACTATGCGGATGTTCTCCATACAGTTATAATATTGATAACA acaCGCAGGTTTGCCTTCCATATGAAGAAGTAATTTGTATGATggaaaaaatgaccaaatcGGATAGTAATG GCACAGTATCCCTAGATTTTCCGTTTTGTGCGGAATGCCATTTGGCTTGCCAAAAAACTAGCTATAGCTCATACACATCTTATGGTGACGGATTTAATTATAATTCAATGAAATGGCTTACAAGAGAAACCAATCGCAGCGCGAGTTACATTAG ACAAAATATAGCaataataaatattcattttatgGAATTGTTCTACACTTCATACTCTCAAGTTAAAGCAACAACTATTTTGAATActttca ataaaatatttggtttgaACGGTTTGTGGTTTGGAATGTCAGTTGTTTCTTTAACTGAGCTAATTCTATACTTCACGAAAATCTCGTGGATCGCTGTATCAAGTAAGCGAAGGCAATAtctttttgagaagaaaatgtcggaaaag aGAAAGGAAAGAAATATCGAAGAAGCTGTACAAGAAGCTGAAATATCTAGATCACGAAGAAGCTCAgctgcaaatttgaaatttctggataTTGAAAGTTTAGATGATGAAGATTACTGGTACAGAAGCTCGAGCCAACTTTCGGATAGCCATTTGGACAATGTG aTTCAACTCGCTATTGACTTTGAAAAACCCCTACAACGTCCTTCCGCGATTAGTCTTCCAAGAATATCGGAATGTTGTGAAGATTTTGAAGAAGAGGATGAAGACGAAAATAATGATCTGGGAATTATTATAAAACTATGA
- the nssp-59 gene encoding Protein quiver (Confirmed by transcript evidence), with translation MPSNFYFFFFAFLIFLITPTYPLQCHQCGGQENMSKLTKKMFTELNISPDKYYGDCKATSGADVCTNGTFCIKRAKIHRVGFNSINFKWTSYTKGCASVREDNNQTPSNGCFDLNQKVKKTGYTTERLDCYCDKDFCNSSTAVSMTFTTVFVFFWFYKSI, from the exons ATGCCttctaatttttactttttctttttcgcattcctaatttttcttatAACTCCAACATACCCGCTCCAATGCCATCAATGCGGAGGTCAGGAAAACATGTCTAAGCTAACAAAGAAAATGTTCACTGAACTGAATATCAGCCCTGATAAGTACTACGGAGATTGTAAAGCAACGTCCGGTGCCGATGTTTGTACCAATGGAACATTTTGTATCAAAAGAGCAA AAATCCACAGAGTTGGCTTCAATagtatcaatttcaaatggacTTCATACACAAAg GGATGCGCTAGCGTTCGCGAAGACAACAATCAGACTCCATCAAACGGATGTTTTGACTTGAACCAAAAGGTCAAGAAAACTGGATATACTACT GAGCGCCTCGATTGCTATTGTGACAAAGACTTCTGCAACTCCTCGACGGCCGTTTCAATGACTTTCACCACAGTATTTGTGTTCTTCTGGTTCTACAAATCAATTTGA
- the asp-13 gene encoding Peptidase A1 domain-containing protein (Partially confirmed by transcript evidence): MGIISIIFLLIGSSTAAVLEHQLIWKESRMIEMIRNGEYPAYLEYRDRMVASRSSNLATVVQSTTDYVYYEYMGNITVGTPDQNFIVVLDTGSANLLIPGTNCTTYCEKKRLFNEKASSTYIATNRPWQIKYASGDAYGTLGIDTVKIGGSGEAQLAIPRSYLGVADTVGSDFKWSPKEGIFGLAFTALAVDNITPPIINAINQGLLDQPLFTTWFGQRGAPGTSASGAFTYGGLDKNHCGPVIGYAELTNARHFQFQATGFSLGSYVSTTTYEVITDTATSFLCGPQAAIDNLAKAAGATWDPTNQVFNIPCDADAGPIKMKIGQFNYVIRANNYILKIDTNSCLFAAIPQNYAGFGPSWILGGPFMRQYCNVHDIGQKRVGFCLSLA; the protein is encoded by the exons atgggtATTATTTCCATTATTTTCCTTCTTATTGGGTCTTCGACGGCTGCAGTCCTCGAACATCAATTAATATGGAAAGAATCTAGAATGATTGAAATGATCAGAAATGGAGAATATCCTGCCTATTTGGAGTACCGCGACCGTATGGTTGCTAGTAGATCATCTAACCTGGCTACTGTGGTTCAAAGCACAACAGATTATGTGTACTATGAGTACATGGGAAATATTACTGTTGGAACTCCTGATCAAAACTTTATTGTTGTATTAGATACCGGATCAGCCAATCTCTTAATTCCAGGAACTAATTGCAC AACGTACTGTGAGAAAAAGagattatttaatgaaaaagcTTCATCCACATATATTGCAACCAACCGCCCATGGCAGATCAAATATGCTAGCGGTGATGCCTACGGGACATTGGGAATTGACACTGTTAAG atcggTGGATCAGGAGAAGCACAACTCGCTATTCCAAGATCATACCTTGGTGTTGCAGACACTGTCGGATCAGATTTCAAATGG AGCCCAAAAGAGGGAATCTTTGGTCTTGCATTTACTGCATTAGCTGTTGACAACATTACCCCTCCAATCATCAACGCTATCAATCAAGGACTACTTGATCAGCCACTTTTCACTACATGGTTTGGTCAGAGAGGTGCTCCTGGAACTTCTGCAAGTGGTGCATTCACTTATGGAGGATTGGATAAAAACCATTGTGGGCCAGTTATTGGATATGCGGAACTAACTAATGCTAGACATTTTCAGTTCCAG gCAACCGGATTTTCTCTTGGCTCATATGTATCCACAACCACATATGAGGTAATCACCGATACCGCTACTTCATTTCTATGTGGACCTCAAGCTGCAATTGACAACTTGGCTAAAGCTGCAGGAGCTACT TGGGACCCAACAAATCAAGTATTTAACATTCCTTGTGATGCCGACGCGGGGCCAATTAAGATGAAAATTGGCCAATTCAACTATGTTATTCGAGCAAATAACTACATTTTGAAGATTGAT ACAAACTCCTGCCTTTTCGCTGCAATTCCACAAAACTATGCTGGTTTCGGACCTTCATGGATTCTCGGTGGACCATTCATGAGACAATATTGTAATGTACATGATATCGGACAGAAACGTGTTGGATTCTGTTTATCTCTTGCATAG
- the ZC190.4 gene encoding SAM domain-containing protein (Confirmed by transcript evidence), with translation MRLTHNTSCISLSALEQQPSGSSAAIFPPSISRSTQRRPEPLEDQLLMNMQNVSIYTTNDLDLASLGIQSVTMTGNPWQPNSLSFGSVSTNGFTGSDTSSAPMSPISSPGLRKHHLQGNGFHQQHQKFNNKNQTHPNHFRNNRGNGGHLNGHQQNIQNSNRSGYNMGNNSQHTVVPTTRTIRTVDEHKPGMRDLGYWLKKLRLHKYAPLFQDMTYRQLLSLNDNVLERMKVTNGARKKIAQSIEKLYERPALLRSLEQKLKTGTQCVRCAICSVRQLLWSPFIKYDVGTRKTSTDIIDGFNVPSNMISDDNLPALIYRVIETLNHMIFPLRKGLMDFEDEYLLTMFHMFESVMKNESFTPNQQRRAFLMKKNARSYANPEEIRRHRMGMVSSSQCEGCHHAEVVNRERLMELQDRQVRQARGDLVGLPTLSSCSALLDMNAPKENARFEFNVPPVTTAQRIQKRPARIEDDEWLATSGSPKITAASPSETVLFETLILPQMKDNHFWANARNIWGHDLNMPSTSLGLPLFQESDDDIFKLQSESVEGPYNFLKVMSTEKPPKEPSLSDFNFPESVSSSKKANSTGSGYTSSDSDSIITSPCASIIADESLFSSVYGVNQVLCPSSYPVV, from the exons ATGCGTCTTACCCACAACACTTCGTGTATATCGTTGTCAGCCTTGGAGCAACAGCCTTCTGGCTCATCTGCTGCAATCTTCCCACCTTCAATCTCAAGATCCACACAACGACGGCCTGAACCACTTGAAGATCAACTTTTGATGAACATGCAGAACGTCTCAATCTATACGACTAACGACCTGGATCTCGCAAGCCTTGGTATTCAATCAGTAACAATGACTGGAAACCCATGGCAACCAAACTCATTATCATTTGGATCAGTATCAACGAATGGATTCACAGGATCTGACACCTCTTCTGCACCGATGTCACCCATCTCTTCACCTGGACTTAGAAAACATCATCTGCAAGGGAATGGATTCCATCAACAACATCAAAagtttaataataaaaatcaaa cacatCCTAACCATTTTCGTAATAATCGTGGCAATGGAGGACATCTGAATGGACATcaacaaaatattcaaaatagtaACCGATCTGGTTATAACATGGGAAACAACAGTCAACATACAGTAGTCCCAACGACAAGAACCATTCGAACAGTTGACGAACACAAACCAGGAATGAGAG atcttgGATACTGGCTGAAAAAGTTGCGACTCCATAAATATGCTCCTCTCTTCCAAGACATGACATACCGACAACTTCTCTCATTGAATGATAATGTTCTTGAAAGAATGAAGGTCACCAATGGAGCCCGTAAGAAGATTGCACAGTCCATTGAGAAGCTTTACGAACGACCGGCTCTTTTGAGATCTCTTgaacaaaaactcaaaactggaACTCAATGTGTTCGATGCGCGATTTGCTCGGTCCGACAACTTCTTTGGAGTCCATTTATCAAGTATGATGTTGGAACACGCAAGACTTCCACAGATATCATTGATGGATTTAATGTTCCAAGCAATATGATTTCCGATGATAATCTTCCTGCTCTTATCTATCGTGTCATTGAAACTCTTAATCATATGATTTTTCCACTTCGAAAGGGACTCATGGATTTTGAAGATGAATACTTGTTGACTATGTTCCATATGTTTGAAAGTGTCATGAAAAATGAGAGCTTCACTCCAAACCAACAACGACGAGCATTCTTAATGAAGAAAAACGCGAGGAGCTACGCAAATCCAGAAGAAATTCGCCGTCATCGAATGGGAATGGTGTCCAGTTCACAATGTGAAGGATGCCACCATGCTGAAGTAGTCAATCGAGAAAGATTAATGGAACTTCAAGATCGTCAAGTACGACAAGCACGTGGTGATCTAGTGGGTCTGCCTACTCTTTCATCCTGCAGTGCTCTCTTGGATATGAATGCTCCAAAAGAGAATGCTCGTTTCGAATTCAATGTTCCACCTGTAACTACAGCTCAACGAATTCAAAAACGACCAGCACGTATTGAAGACGACGAATGGCTTGCTACCAGTGGATCTCCAAAGATAACTGCAGCTTCTCCATCTGAAACAGTTCTTTTTGAGACTTTGATTCTTCCACAAATGAAGGATAATCACTTTTGGGCCAATGCAAGAAATATTTGGGGACACGATTTAAACATGCCATCCACGTCTCTTGGACTCCCTCTTTTCCAAGAATCGGATGACGATATTTTCAAGTTGCAAAGTGAAAGTGTGGAAGGACcatataactttttaaaagttatgtCAACAGAAAAG ccacCAAAGGAGCCATCACTATCTGATTTCAACTTCCCTGAATCAGTATCATCATCGAAGAAAGCCAACTCAACGGGTAGTGGTTACACATCATCAGACAGTGATTCAATAATCACATCTCCTTGTGCTTCAATCATTGCTGATGAGAGCCTATTTTCATCCGTGTACGGTGTCAATCAAGTATTGTGCCCTTCATCATACCCAGTTGTGTAA
- the ZC190.5 gene encoding G protein-coupled receptor (Partially confirmed by transcript evidence), giving the protein MPSIIWSTLTVFESILVFHSFTCSLFLLYLIWNAKRLHPYCRVYLLMVGLSMTLFASYGFSIFEYLNSSKYYALTPEFATLRSKTWEFIHEFGVCLQSLSMLLFSMERYSAIRYPDFHASTTFVVLIYVSIVSAVFLALSFSVGVHIFFADGQLILATSLMSLSDYLGLIILIFAWRSSIRNYRLSTGKASLKRRYQMSEVYAWTSTLLPAVAGASIFKVLSMIPIWIWLLSNLTDWEYGLANFLYNNILNAYVCLFPWVLISRNRSLKKQILAKKRISPDGDTMKSVRTLEGKHISMRPSQAEYFDALKDSWK; this is encoded by the exons ATGCCCAGTATTATTTGGTCAACTTTGACGGTTTTTGAGTCAATATTAGTATTCCATTCATTCACGtgttctttatttttattgtatttaatTTGGAATGCAAAACGTTTACATCCATATTGCAG AGTATATCTACTTATGGTTGGTCTCTCAATGACTCTTTTTGCCTCATatggtttttcaatattcgAATACTTAAATTCTTCGAAATATTACGCATTGACTCCAGAATTCGCTACTTTGAGAAGTAAAACGTGGGAGTTTATACATGAATTCGGAGTCTGTCTACAATCATTATCTATGCTCTTATTTTCTATGG aaaGATACAGTGCAATTCGATATCCAGATTTTCATGCTAGTACCACATTTGTAGTTTTAATCTATGTTTCAATAGTTTCTGCGGTATTTTTAGCATTAAGTTTCAGTGTTGGAGTACATATTT tttttgcagaCGGGCAGCTGATTTTAGCAACTTCACTTATGAGTCTTTCTGACTATCTCGGACTAATT attttgatcTTTGCGTGGAGAAGTAGCATACGAAATTATAGGCTGTCTACAGGAAAGGCCAGTCTGAAAAGAAGATATCAG ATGTCTGAAGTTTACGCATGGACCTCTACACTGTTGCCTGCAGTCGCAGGTGCATCCATATTTAAAGTATTATCTATGATTCCTATTTGGATATGGCTTCTTTCAAACCTGACAGACTGGGAATACGGTCTTGCAAACTTTCTATACAATAAT ATTCTGAACGCTTACGTTTGTCTTTTCCCATGGGTATTGATTTCGAGAAATCGAAGTCTTAAAAAACAGATTCTTGCGAAAAAACGAATATCTCCAGACGGAGATACAATGAAATCAGTAAGAACGTTGGAAGGGAAGCATATATCAATGAGACCATCACAAGCAGAATATTTTGATGCTTTAAAAGATTCTTGGAAATGA
- the ZC190.5 gene encoding G protein-coupled receptor (Confirmed by transcript evidence): protein MPSIIWSTLTVFESILVFHSFTCSLFLLYLIWNAKRLHPYCRVYLLMVGLSMTLFASYGFSIFEYLNSSKYYALTPEFATLRSKTWEFIHEFGVCLQSLSMLLFSMERYSAIRYPDFHASTTFVVLIYVSIVSAVFLALSFSVGVHIYGQLILATSLMSLSDYLGLIILIFAWRSSIRNYRLSTGKASLKRRYQMSEVYAWTSTLLPAVAGASIFKVLSMIPIWIWLLSNLTDWEYGLANFLYNNILNAYVCLFPWVLISRNRSLKKQILAKKRISPDGDTMKSVRTLEGKHISMRPSQAEYFDALKDSWK, encoded by the exons ATGCCCAGTATTATTTGGTCAACTTTGACGGTTTTTGAGTCAATATTAGTATTCCATTCATTCACGtgttctttatttttattgtatttaatTTGGAATGCAAAACGTTTACATCCATATTGCAG AGTATATCTACTTATGGTTGGTCTCTCAATGACTCTTTTTGCCTCATatggtttttcaatattcgAATACTTAAATTCTTCGAAATATTACGCATTGACTCCAGAATTCGCTACTTTGAGAAGTAAAACGTGGGAGTTTATACATGAATTCGGAGTCTGTCTACAATCATTATCTATGCTCTTATTTTCTATGG aaaGATACAGTGCAATTCGATATCCAGATTTTCATGCTAGTACCACATTTGTAGTTTTAATCTATGTTTCAATAGTTTCTGCGGTATTTTTAGCATTAAGTTTCAGTGTTGGAGTACATATTT aCGGGCAGCTGATTTTAGCAACTTCACTTATGAGTCTTTCTGACTATCTCGGACTAATT attttgatcTTTGCGTGGAGAAGTAGCATACGAAATTATAGGCTGTCTACAGGAAAGGCCAGTCTGAAAAGAAGATATCAG ATGTCTGAAGTTTACGCATGGACCTCTACACTGTTGCCTGCAGTCGCAGGTGCATCCATATTTAAAGTATTATCTATGATTCCTATTTGGATATGGCTTCTTTCAAACCTGACAGACTGGGAATACGGTCTTGCAAACTTTCTATACAATAAT ATTCTGAACGCTTACGTTTGTCTTTTCCCATGGGTATTGATTTCGAGAAATCGAAGTCTTAAAAAACAGATTCTTGCGAAAAAACGAATATCTCCAGACGGAGATACAATGAAATCAGTAAGAACGTTGGAAGGGAAGCATATATCAATGAGACCATCACAAGCAGAATATTTTGATGCTTTAAAAGATTCTTGGAAATGA
- the ZC190.6 gene encoding Serpentine receptor class gamma (Confirmed by transcript evidence) encodes MRLYVWSLLHEFAFALHSFSIQMFSLERYITAKQTITQSVRNQVLSITLGVIISILSMCYAQIIHLVDFHVIAITIMNLVDMSALVILIISSQYSIQNYRKTAGIASLEKRFQISDVYIWTQAIIPVACIAFLIHFTFVIVVWLLSTLENSRYYQMTFSHYFENITSVFTICVPFLVVYKHKRIKKTKLLNRSRIGPQNQVRTLDGKTIQMRETIQDHFNFLKNTWK; translated from the exons ATGAGATTATACGTATGGAGCCTACTACATGAATTTGCATTTGctcttcattcattttcaattcaaatgttttctttgG aaCGATATATCACGGCGAAACAAACAATTACTCAATCTGTTAGAAATCAGGTATTGTCCATTACATTAGGTGTCATTATCTCCATTTTATCAATGTGCTATGCTCAAATTATTCACTTGG TGGATTTCCACGTGATCGCCATCACAATAATGAACCTGGTTGACATGTCTGCATTAGTG attttaattaTCTCATCACAATATTCCattcaaaattatagaaaaaccGCTGGAATTGCGTCCCTCGAAAAAAGATTTCAG atttCTGATGTTTACATCTGGACACAAGCAATAATTCCAGTAGCTTGTATTGcatttttgatacattttacTTTTGTTATTGTGGTTTGGCTTTTGTCAACTCTTGAAAACAGTAGATACTATCAGATGActttttcacattattttgaaaatatcacaaGTGTTTTCACTATCTGTGTCCCATTTTTAGTTGTCTATAAGCACAAAAGAATAAAGAAAACG aaactattAAATCGAAGCCGAATCGGTCCACAAAATCAAGTTAGAACTCTTGAtggaaaaacaattcaaatgaGAGAAACTATTCAagatcattttaattttttaaagaatacttggaaataa